In Paenibacillus sp. FSL M7-0420, a single genomic region encodes these proteins:
- a CDS encoding cache domain-containing sensor histidine kinase — protein sequence MLQRFRELNTLRNQIFIGFLLVMLIIILVSGAFVYDRVSILLKNNAERHIQQTAVQANGRLDALTGQIDGLMEQVANHPTVQQLLLEELDGNEVSFNQRQSLLQIVSSYQAYMPSVGSLELYTADYRLLFPIKEGSLESRINEQHISEANAQKGRLVWIGVDPHDEQSLLAIRQVSLMDRWFSRGGYLMARIQRSYFQLDDPFSGSDSGESVLLVNDEGQLLGSSGTPQEDLLPLLESGDQTVSFRGKEYVQVKLRSDKTSWTLLVLTPVSYVTKGLSVLRTVLLVSGGIGTLLFLIISFLLSTMITRPIIHLIRAMRKSRMGVLTPNSQKVSTMELRELNNTYNGMVANINDLIRVVYEKEVLQSRTELKALQAQINPHFLFNTLEAFNWSLEEKGEEELAGLVVMMSRLFRYIMGSPHNKDEWVTLSEEVEQIRRYLRIMEMRMGERLSWDIRLDPHEAAVPVPKLLIQPIVENAILHGVESRVGKGVIEVIITPSSRKGWTSVEVSDNGPGMDEATLLALRDALDGGPPVSAKGSGVGLVNVQRRLKLYYAEAGMKTEGLIVESRRSEGTVIRFEIPSNGGDTYESGQQDDSNRR from the coding sequence ATGCTTCAGAGGTTCAGAGAGCTCAACACACTGCGCAATCAGATATTCATCGGTTTTTTGCTGGTGATGCTCATTATTATTCTGGTGTCCGGAGCATTTGTGTATGACCGTGTCTCTATCCTGCTCAAAAATAATGCCGAGCGGCACATCCAGCAGACGGCGGTTCAGGCCAACGGAAGGCTGGATGCGCTGACCGGCCAGATTGACGGTCTGATGGAGCAGGTGGCCAATCATCCTACCGTTCAACAGCTGCTGCTGGAGGAGCTGGACGGCAATGAGGTGTCCTTCAATCAGCGCCAGTCGCTGCTGCAGATTGTCTCCAGCTATCAGGCGTACATGCCGAGCGTTGGCTCGCTGGAGCTATATACCGCTGATTACAGGCTGCTGTTCCCGATTAAGGAAGGCAGCCTGGAGAGCAGAATTAACGAGCAGCATATCAGTGAGGCTAATGCCCAGAAGGGGCGGCTGGTCTGGATCGGCGTTGATCCGCATGATGAACAGAGCCTGCTGGCGATCCGCCAGGTCAGCCTGATGGACCGCTGGTTCTCGCGGGGCGGCTACCTGATGGCCCGCATCCAGCGCAGCTACTTCCAGCTCGACGATCCGTTCTCCGGCAGTGACAGCGGAGAGTCTGTGCTGCTCGTGAATGATGAAGGACAGCTCCTCGGGAGCAGCGGAACGCCGCAGGAGGATCTGCTGCCGCTGCTGGAGAGCGGAGACCAGACGGTGAGCTTCCGGGGCAAGGAGTATGTGCAGGTCAAGCTGCGCTCGGACAAGACCTCCTGGACGCTGCTGGTGCTGACACCTGTCAGCTATGTCACCAAGGGACTGTCCGTGCTGCGGACGGTGCTGCTGGTGTCAGGCGGAATCGGAACCCTGCTGTTCCTGATTATATCCTTTCTGTTGTCAACAATGATTACCCGGCCGATTATTCACCTGATCCGGGCGATGCGCAAATCCCGCATGGGGGTGCTGACCCCCAATTCGCAGAAGGTATCTACCATGGAGCTCCGGGAGCTGAATAATACCTACAACGGTATGGTGGCTAATATTAATGATTTGATCAGGGTGGTCTATGAGAAGGAGGTCCTGCAGAGCCGGACCGAGCTGAAAGCCTTGCAGGCGCAGATCAATCCCCATTTCCTGTTCAATACGCTGGAGGCCTTCAACTGGTCACTGGAGGAGAAGGGGGAGGAGGAGCTGGCCGGATTAGTGGTCATGATGTCCAGGCTCTTCCGCTACATTATGGGCAGCCCGCACAACAAGGATGAATGGGTCACGCTGAGTGAAGAGGTGGAGCAGATCAGGCGGTATCTGCGGATTATGGAGATGCGGATGGGAGAGCGGCTGTCCTGGGACATCAGGCTTGACCCGCATGAGGCTGCTGTACCGGTACCCAAGCTGCTGATTCAGCCGATTGTCGAGAACGCCATTCTCCATGGCGTGGAGAGCCGAGTCGGCAAGGGCGTGATTGAAGTCATAATCACCCCCTCCTCCCGCAAGGGGTGGACCTCAGTTGAGGTGTCGGACAACGGGCCGGGTATGGATGAGGCCACACTGCTGGCGCTGCGAGATGCGCTGGATGGCGGGCCGCCGGTCTCTGCCAAGGGCAGCGGAGTGGGGCTGGTGAATGTGCAGCGGCGGCTGAAGCTGTACTATGCGGAAGCGGGCATGAAGACGGAGGGGCTGATCGTAGAGAGCCGACGGTCTGAGGGGACTGTAATAAGGTTTGAGATTCCAAGCAATGGAGGGGATACCTATGAGTCTGGGCAACAAGACGATTCTAATCGTAGATGA
- a CDS encoding cold-shock protein: protein MYFRKKAMVDLPQEETAIWSCTKEECTGWIRDNFAFQHVPTCWQCNSPMTRSMKMLPTLVNKNLDAKAIKKSVTIR, encoded by the coding sequence ATGTATTTTCGTAAAAAAGCGATGGTAGATCTTCCGCAGGAAGAGACAGCTATCTGGTCCTGCACCAAGGAAGAATGCACCGGATGGATACGCGACAACTTTGCCTTCCAACATGTGCCTACCTGCTGGCAATGTAATTCGCCCATGACCCGGAGCATGAAGATGCTGCCTACGCTCGTTAATAAGAATTTGGACGCGAAGGCTATTAAGAAGAGCGTTACTATCCGCTAA
- a CDS encoding cold-shock protein codes for MQTGTVKWFNADKGFGFIEVEGGSDVFVHFSAITGEGFKSLDEGQRVEFNVTQGARGPQAENVVKL; via the coding sequence ATGCAAACAGGTACAGTAAAATGGTTCAACGCAGACAAAGGTTTCGGTTTTATCGAGGTTGAAGGCGGAAGCGACGTATTCGTACACTTCTCCGCAATCACTGGCGAAGGCTTCAAGTCTTTGGACGAAGGCCAACGCGTTGAGTTCAACGTAACTCAAGGCGCTCGTGGACCACAGGCTGAGAACGTTGTAAAACTGTAA
- a CDS encoding MBL fold metallo-hydrolase — protein sequence MTLIIIGSILLAVVAAAYLIMTVYPAFGRRAGEQERARNLGSAHYSKGKFAYPQTVELSGDKAGSSGLSILKDFIKGNPHSRPAEPLQPQPLLPSSIGAGRDTRVTWFGHSAVLLEMDGLTLFLDPMLGRAPSPFPFIGGRRYSKQLPLEAALLPQLDAVLLSHDHYDHLDYGTIRQLKDKVGLFIVPLGVGAHLRRWGVAADKIREQDWGDTLTYEGITFTCAPARHFSGRSLLDRNTTLWCSWIMEGEKTKVFFSGDSGYGPHFAEIGRTHGPFDLTLMECGQYDPRWADIHMLPEQTVEAHIDVQGGLLIPIHWGAFTLSMHDWTDPAERISAAAALRGVRLATPRIGETVTAGAAGYPVLPWWR from the coding sequence ATGACCCTGATTATTATTGGTTCTATTCTGCTTGCAGTTGTTGCCGCTGCGTATCTTATCATGACCGTATATCCGGCGTTCGGGCGCAGGGCCGGGGAGCAGGAGAGGGCGCGTAACCTCGGCTCCGCCCATTACAGCAAGGGCAAATTTGCTTATCCGCAGACTGTGGAACTGAGCGGTGACAAGGCTGGAAGCAGCGGACTCTCCATTCTGAAGGACTTCATTAAGGGCAACCCCCACTCCAGACCCGCTGAGCCTCTTCAGCCGCAGCCGCTGTTACCGTCCTCTATAGGAGCGGGCCGCGACACCCGGGTTACCTGGTTCGGACATTCAGCGGTGCTGCTGGAGATGGACGGCTTGACCCTGTTCCTCGACCCTATGCTGGGCCGTGCCCCGTCCCCGTTTCCGTTCATCGGCGGCCGCCGCTACAGCAAGCAGCTTCCGCTGGAGGCTGCCCTCCTGCCGCAGCTGGATGCGGTGCTGCTCTCCCATGATCATTATGATCATCTGGACTATGGAACCATCCGCCAGCTGAAGGATAAGGTAGGACTGTTCATTGTACCGCTGGGTGTCGGCGCCCATCTGCGCCGCTGGGGGGTGGCCGCAGACAAGATCCGCGAGCAGGACTGGGGCGATACGCTTACCTATGAGGGGATAACCTTCACCTGTGCTCCGGCGCGGCATTTCTCCGGGCGGAGTCTGCTGGACCGCAACACCACGCTGTGGTGCTCCTGGATTATGGAGGGGGAGAAGACCAAGGTCTTCTTCAGCGGGGACAGCGGGTATGGCCCGCATTTTGCCGAGATCGGACGTACCCATGGACCCTTCGATCTTACGCTCATGGAATGCGGCCAATATGATCCGCGCTGGGCGGACATTCATATGTTGCCTGAACAGACTGTCGAGGCGCACATCGATGTGCAGGGAGGTCTGCTGATCCCCATCCATTGGGGCGCATTCACCCTGTCGATGCATGACTGGACTGATCCGGCAGAACGGATCTCGGCTGCTGCGGCGCTGAGAGGGGTACGGCTGGCCACGCCGCGAATCGGGGAGACTGTAACCGCAGGGGCCGCCGGATATCCGGTTCTGCCTTGGTGGAGATGA
- a CDS encoding DUF3999 family protein produces MRLLSKTGRRARAAVLLAVLGGLVLGPGAFPEHSAAAASGGAEKSGGGQWKFSREISVPEAAPYYELYLDEAVYRSAAEDLRDLRIQDSTGAPVPYYRESGAETVEEHSAVYSSALIHKAVKGTDTLLDYQIKPLAEHVDIQGNRLVFELPAESFLKHVEVWGGYDGQAWEQLGTGDLYATNGLSADSITLERSYKFGYYRLVVKNNPEGLEFPGLTLVDSSREWSTAAFMRQKSPQAEITQVENRTEILISNTDRLKIGKVMLGSAGNFLRRYELYDSAGIKLPVTGSGELYRLDFKDTLISRTEIKPVAPASSDSLRVVIYNLDDAPISITDLKIEYLVDRLVFAGGEKTPYSLRYGNALATAPQYDIINFKDRISGEKLVQAALGAEALVPVTAAEPPGTSWWLQGRWGFNAIIIVVSLLLILIVARKLGQAK; encoded by the coding sequence ATGCGCTTGCTGAGCAAGACAGGCCGGAGAGCTAGAGCAGCTGTGCTGCTCGCTGTATTGGGCGGACTTGTGCTGGGGCCCGGCGCTTTCCCGGAGCACAGTGCAGCAGCGGCATCCGGGGGAGCGGAGAAGTCGGGCGGCGGGCAATGGAAGTTCTCGCGTGAAATCTCCGTCCCCGAGGCGGCTCCGTACTATGAATTGTATCTGGATGAAGCGGTGTACCGCTCGGCGGCAGAGGACTTGCGCGATCTGCGTATACAGGACAGCACCGGCGCTCCGGTTCCCTATTATAGGGAGAGTGGAGCAGAGACGGTGGAGGAGCATAGTGCGGTCTACTCCTCGGCTCTGATCCACAAGGCAGTGAAAGGAACGGATACTCTGCTGGATTATCAGATTAAGCCGCTTGCCGAGCATGTCGATATTCAGGGGAACCGCCTGGTGTTCGAATTGCCCGCAGAATCCTTCCTGAAGCATGTGGAGGTGTGGGGCGGCTATGACGGGCAGGCCTGGGAGCAGCTTGGTACAGGGGATCTGTATGCCACGAACGGGTTGAGTGCGGACAGCATTACGCTGGAGCGCAGCTACAAGTTCGGCTATTACCGGCTTGTGGTGAAGAACAACCCGGAGGGGCTGGAGTTCCCCGGCCTGACGCTGGTAGACAGCAGCCGGGAGTGGAGCACGGCTGCATTCATGCGGCAGAAATCGCCGCAGGCGGAGATTACGCAGGTGGAGAACCGGACCGAGATCCTTATAAGCAACACGGACCGGCTGAAGATTGGGAAGGTGATGCTCGGCAGCGCCGGGAATTTCCTGCGGCGTTATGAACTGTATGACAGTGCCGGGATCAAGCTCCCGGTCACCGGAAGCGGGGAGCTGTACCGGCTGGATTTCAAGGATACCCTGATCTCCCGGACGGAGATTAAGCCTGTGGCTCCAGCCTCTTCTGATTCCCTGCGGGTGGTTATCTACAATCTGGACGATGCCCCCATCTCCATCACGGACCTTAAGATCGAATATCTGGTAGACCGGCTTGTATTCGCGGGAGGGGAGAAGACTCCGTATTCCTTGCGCTATGGCAACGCGCTGGCAACCGCTCCTCAGTATGATATTATTAATTTCAAAGACCGGATCAGCGGGGAGAAGCTTGTGCAGGCTGCTCTTGGTGCAGAGGCCTTGGTACCGGTGACGGCAGCAGAGCCGCCCGGCACAAGCTGGTGGCTTCAGGGCCGCTGGGGCTTCAATGCCATTATTATTGTGGTCTCGCTGTTGCTCATTCTTATCGTAGCTCGCAAGCTGGGCCAGGCGAAATAG
- a CDS encoding DUF2339 domain-containing protein yields MEDFRDRMRAVQQQQDGLLKEYQSLIEEYESSDLVRENEVLRTENGANRQSLAELKAQAARLERDNSELRTALAEQILDEKLGILRVSRQKLQTYFASRDHAYLDRLTSFEQDAKRRIEEMYSIGARELGQEKSQITYILDEVQAKLNESILLRRQWQREAERSLRGTMDSGLDDLAAEGVDEETLQRRRKQNRIEMKIGLNWINRLGILLLILAVGAGFRYTYSTWFNDYMKGSAFFLLGAVMLAGGEWLFRKGRGAFALGLIGGGVSVLYGSIFYSYFLLEIIGLWAGIGLSVLVTLSAVLLSLRYESRTICSMGLVGGYLPLFSYIGAFGLEGSAVYAAMGYLFVLNLLILLISLRKRWVVVNYISFLFNTPSILLLIYLADSYAAGILCAVLTFAMYLGITLWYPFKFKTKLNWLDFGLLGCNTLVSCITLYLLFLNAGLDEFKGALALAFCLMYLGLGVLLEKQMPQERESRLLFYVTSLTFAILMIPFQLGAAWWSIGWLVEGVALTVYGHLYRFKMAERAGWGILSLCLLTFFGFDVLLQLSDYNAVIYYTNTYFDLKYTFITAGMMIVALLYAIRYSNQEMLLRSTPAEVQATVWFKYAAIVNFYGYVVYEALRLYDRMVPEDMAHNAFYKLLLAGLLTSGLAYALPKVSVLYDRVVGIMVLVLHGIAYAVCIGITLGLPSLPEGWSRSTAADIVVLGLLILFNVFVWFSSARLLRTTLLRDYKNIELYPVAMGIYLLVMITAFLGVQMQVRDGGLAFSLLYLLLAVLFIMYGFWKRYLYIRRFGLALSLLATGKLLLYDLTLLNTGSKIIAYFSFGLCLLGISYLYQRISVRMEEAYALAEQDRPES; encoded by the coding sequence ATGGAGGATTTCAGAGATCGGATGAGGGCTGTGCAGCAGCAGCAGGACGGGCTTTTGAAGGAATACCAGTCTTTGATTGAAGAATACGAGAGCAGTGATCTCGTCCGTGAGAACGAAGTGTTAAGAACGGAAAATGGGGCAAACAGGCAGAGCCTGGCGGAGCTGAAGGCTCAGGCTGCGAGGCTTGAGCGCGATAACTCGGAGCTGCGGACTGCGCTGGCGGAGCAGATTCTGGATGAGAAGCTGGGCATTCTGCGGGTATCGCGGCAGAAGCTGCAGACTTATTTTGCCTCCCGGGATCATGCGTATCTCGACCGTCTGACGTCCTTCGAGCAGGACGCCAAGCGGCGAATAGAGGAGATGTACAGTATCGGGGCACGCGAGCTGGGCCAGGAGAAGTCCCAGATCACTTACATTCTGGATGAGGTACAGGCGAAGCTGAATGAGAGTATCCTGCTGCGCAGACAATGGCAGCGGGAGGCAGAGCGTTCGCTCAGGGGGACGATGGACAGCGGTCTGGATGATTTGGCTGCTGAAGGGGTTGATGAGGAGACCCTGCAGCGCCGCCGCAAGCAGAACCGGATCGAAATGAAGATCGGCCTGAACTGGATCAACCGCCTGGGGATTCTGCTGCTAATCCTGGCTGTGGGCGCCGGGTTCAGATACACCTACTCCACCTGGTTCAATGATTATATGAAGGGCAGCGCCTTCTTCCTGCTGGGGGCAGTCATGCTGGCGGGCGGGGAGTGGCTGTTCCGCAAGGGGCGGGGAGCCTTCGCACTGGGTCTGATTGGCGGCGGGGTGTCGGTGCTGTACGGCTCGATATTTTACAGTTATTTTCTGCTGGAGATTATCGGGTTATGGGCCGGGATCGGCCTGTCGGTGCTGGTCACGCTGTCCGCTGTGCTGCTGTCGCTGCGCTATGAGTCACGGACGATCTGTTCCATGGGGCTTGTAGGGGGCTATCTGCCGCTCTTCTCTTATATTGGAGCCTTCGGGCTGGAGGGGAGTGCGGTGTACGCGGCTATGGGATATCTGTTCGTGCTGAACCTGCTGATTCTGCTGATCTCTCTGCGCAAGCGCTGGGTGGTTGTCAATTACATCAGCTTCCTGTTCAATACGCCGTCTATCCTGCTGCTGATTTATCTGGCGGATAGCTATGCTGCGGGCATTCTCTGCGCTGTGCTGACCTTCGCCATGTATCTGGGTATTACCCTCTGGTATCCGTTCAAATTCAAGACGAAGCTGAACTGGCTGGACTTCGGCCTGCTGGGCTGTAACACGCTCGTTAGCTGCATAACGCTGTATCTTCTGTTCCTGAATGCCGGTCTGGATGAATTCAAAGGCGCGCTGGCGCTGGCCTTCTGCCTGATGTATCTGGGGCTTGGCGTGCTGCTGGAGAAGCAGATGCCGCAGGAACGCGAGAGCCGTCTGCTGTTCTATGTCACCTCACTGACCTTCGCCATTCTGATGATTCCATTCCAGCTTGGAGCGGCCTGGTGGTCGATCGGCTGGCTGGTGGAAGGCGTGGCGCTTACAGTCTACGGACATCTGTACCGCTTCAAAATGGCAGAACGTGCAGGCTGGGGCATCCTTTCCCTCTGTCTGCTGACCTTCTTCGGATTCGACGTTCTGCTGCAGCTCTCGGATTATAATGCGGTAATCTACTACACGAACACCTATTTCGATCTGAAATATACATTCATTACGGCGGGAATGATGATTGTAGCCTTATTGTATGCCATCCGTTATTCGAATCAGGAGATGCTGCTCCGCAGCACGCCTGCGGAGGTGCAGGCTACCGTCTGGTTCAAATATGCGGCTATCGTCAACTTCTACGGGTATGTGGTGTATGAAGCATTACGCCTGTACGACCGGATGGTGCCGGAGGATATGGCGCACAATGCCTTTTACAAGCTGCTGCTGGCGGGTCTCTTAACCTCTGGACTCGCTTATGCGCTGCCGAAGGTGAGCGTTCTGTATGACAGGGTGGTCGGCATCATGGTCCTGGTGCTGCACGGGATCGCCTATGCAGTCTGTATTGGCATCACACTGGGTCTGCCCAGTCTTCCGGAAGGCTGGTCCCGCAGCACAGCTGCAGATATTGTGGTGCTGGGTCTGCTGATCCTGTTCAATGTGTTCGTGTGGTTCAGCAGTGCCAGACTGCTGCGGACGACGCTGCTGCGCGATTACAAGAATATAGAGCTGTACCCGGTAGCTATGGGTATCTATCTGCTGGTGATGATTACGGCGTTCCTGGGGGTGCAGATGCAGGTGCGTGACGGCGGGCTGGCCTTCAGTCTGCTCTATCTGCTGCTGGCCGTGCTGTTCATTATGTACGGCTTCTGGAAAAGATATCTGTATATCCGCCGCTTCGGCCTGGCGCTGTCCCTGCTGGCAACCGGCAAGCTGCTGCTCTATGACTTGACCCTGCTGAACACCGGCAGCAAGATCATCGCGTACTTCAGCTTCGGACTCTGCCTGCTGGGGATATCCTACCTCTACCAGCGGATATCGGTCAGAATGGAGGAAGCTTATGCGCTTGCTGAGCAAGACAGGCCGGAGAGCTAG
- a CDS encoding polysaccharide deacetylase family protein, whose amino-acid sequence MKLNLHKPQQRYILILLLLLVFLPVPFIHKAMTKLSITGLDGVEFKTDAYALTADHKLMLDKDIAERILNARIGWEKEASLPKGVYYKDHVAVLMYHHLTKDPLMLYPGVLPAAQFDEQMQLLMQEGFHVITMKQYREFMLDRAPVPDNAVLLTFDDGYESFYKLAFPILQKYGYTAVNFIIVSDVDNTSKRQVPKLTWEQMREMKRAGMGFYNHTYNLHYYAEVDAEGGTRPAASSLLYIHDENRNELNEEYYRRVTGDLAHAERRLKEELGNTDSAIAFPYGSYNDKLLEVCDSLGIRLKFNIGLGLSSRTTLNAPRINEGNRSLTPELSIQQLKQFEPPMILTVNGKKVLLTGTPPELRNGKVMVPLDAICSELGVAMHYDRSSAVLKLTRL is encoded by the coding sequence TTGAAACTGAACCTGCATAAACCACAACAACGTTATATCCTCATCTTGTTACTGCTGCTGGTCTTCCTGCCTGTGCCTTTTATACATAAAGCGATGACTAAGCTAAGCATTACCGGCCTTGACGGAGTCGAATTCAAAACAGATGCCTATGCACTGACAGCGGACCATAAGCTAATGCTGGATAAAGATATCGCTGAACGGATTCTGAATGCACGTATCGGCTGGGAGAAGGAGGCTTCGCTCCCCAAGGGTGTGTACTATAAGGATCATGTGGCGGTGCTCATGTATCACCATCTGACGAAAGACCCGTTAATGCTCTATCCCGGCGTATTACCCGCAGCACAGTTCGATGAGCAGATGCAGCTCCTGATGCAGGAGGGCTTCCATGTCATTACGATGAAGCAGTACCGGGAATTCATGCTGGACCGCGCGCCGGTTCCCGATAATGCGGTTCTATTGACGTTCGATGACGGCTATGAGAGCTTTTACAAGCTGGCGTTTCCCATTCTGCAAAAGTACGGCTACACCGCAGTGAACTTCATCATTGTCTCTGATGTAGACAACACTAGTAAGCGTCAGGTGCCCAAGCTGACCTGGGAGCAGATGCGGGAGATGAAGCGCGCCGGAATGGGCTTTTATAATCATACGTATAATCTGCATTATTACGCCGAAGTCGATGCAGAGGGCGGCACCCGCCCGGCGGCGAGCTCCCTGCTGTACATTCATGATGAGAACCGGAATGAACTGAATGAAGAATACTACAGAAGAGTAACCGGGGACCTGGCTCATGCAGAGCGCAGGCTGAAAGAAGAATTGGGCAATACCGATTCGGCTATCGCTTTCCCTTACGGCTCCTATAACGACAAGCTGCTGGAAGTCTGTGATTCACTCGGCATCCGTCTGAAATTCAATATCGGGCTGGGCCTGAGCTCCAGAACTACCCTGAACGCTCCACGAATCAATGAAGGGAACCGGTCCCTAACCCCAGAGCTGTCCATCCAGCAGCTGAAGCAATTCGAGCCGCCGATGATTCTGACCGTGAATGGGAAGAAGGTTCTCCTTACCGGAACTCCGCCGGAGCTGCGGAACGGGAAGGTCATGGTTCCGCTGGATGCGATATGCTCAGAGCTAGGCGTAGCGATGCATTACGACCGCAGCAGCGCGGTCCTGAAGCTGACGCGTCTTTAG
- a CDS encoding sensor domain-containing diguanylate cyclase has protein sequence MPWMQGYPFYLVMGSVLSLYMGIGSYKHRHTPGRCYLWILMLLVSMIFAATAGEILTDSFEAKLWWKNVQQGPLFLSAIFTYAVIKEYVSRSSEGLSKRLIYFCIPVAVDVLLIFTDSYHHLMRSEVGLATVAGVTGIVVKPTVLSMILIAYDQLFGLYAVYLLAISLLNGPRYYFRHNALLLFSLLVPVLAVFLLPLLHITITGFTAFTYLPPIVAAYLTLFRDPRLSLYPLAKNKIFENMKDGIVLTDRYDYIMDINEAAAAMLSELLEEKPENWMGTSIQPLLRQHGQLSACYAERREGQFEIEPPGRSGSCYGVALIATEQVRAKSTGMLLVFSDLSEKKRYERELLYQATVDDLTGLYNRRHFMRLVQNYSAQIGAGMALLLFDIDDFKLINDTYGHMAGDQALVDLSGKIMRVYHNKGIAGRVGGEEFAVCFLTGSEAAALKEAESFRTAMGEHIVELDGGHHIQLTVSIGIAFTDRTDVTFEDLYREADEALYLSKATGKNRVTLGREPMVRQAAKG, from the coding sequence ATGCCGTGGATGCAGGGTTATCCGTTTTACTTGGTAATGGGCAGCGTTCTAAGTCTCTACATGGGCATCGGTTCTTACAAGCACCGACATACACCAGGAAGATGCTATTTATGGATATTGATGCTGCTGGTCAGCATGATCTTCGCGGCTACAGCCGGAGAGATTCTAACGGATTCCTTCGAGGCGAAGCTATGGTGGAAGAATGTGCAGCAGGGCCCGCTTTTTTTGAGTGCGATCTTCACCTATGCGGTTATTAAAGAGTATGTATCCCGTTCCTCTGAGGGTTTGTCCAAGAGGCTTATTTATTTTTGTATCCCGGTGGCGGTGGATGTGCTGCTGATCTTCACCGACTCTTACCATCATCTGATGCGCAGTGAGGTCGGACTGGCTACGGTGGCCGGTGTTACCGGAATCGTAGTGAAGCCCACGGTACTCAGCATGATTCTCATCGCGTACGATCAGTTATTCGGACTGTATGCTGTATATCTGCTGGCGATCTCCCTCCTGAACGGTCCCAGGTATTATTTCCGCCATAATGCGCTGTTGTTATTCAGTCTGCTGGTGCCGGTCCTGGCGGTGTTCCTGCTTCCGCTGCTGCACATTACGATTACAGGCTTCACGGCCTTCACCTACCTGCCGCCCATCGTGGCCGCTTACCTCACCTTGTTCCGCGATCCCAGACTGTCCTTATATCCGCTGGCTAAGAATAAAATCTTCGAGAATATGAAGGACGGTATCGTCCTGACGGACCGCTACGATTACATAATGGATATCAATGAGGCTGCTGCTGCTATGCTCTCTGAGCTGCTGGAGGAGAAGCCGGAGAACTGGATGGGCACTAGCATTCAGCCGCTGCTGAGGCAGCACGGGCAGCTGTCGGCCTGCTATGCGGAGCGGAGGGAAGGCCAGTTCGAAATCGAGCCTCCCGGCCGGAGCGGGTCCTGCTATGGGGTTGCGCTCATTGCCACAGAGCAGGTCCGGGCGAAGAGTACGGGAATGCTGCTGGTATTCAGTGATCTCAGCGAGAAGAAGCGCTATGAGCGGGAGCTGCTGTATCAGGCCACGGTGGACGATCTGACCGGGCTGTACAACCGCAGGCATTTCATGAGGCTGGTGCAGAATTATTCCGCACAGATCGGCGCGGGCATGGCCTTGCTGCTGTTCGACATCGATGATTTCAAATTAATTAATGATACATACGGACACATGGCCGGTGATCAGGCACTGGTGGATTTGTCTGGCAAGATTATGCGGGTATATCATAACAAAGGAATTGCCGGGCGCGTAGGCGGCGAAGAGTTCGCCGTCTGCTTCTTAACCGGCAGCGAAGCTGCGGCCTTGAAGGAGGCGGAGAGCTTCCGCACAGCTATGGGAGAGCACATCGTTGAGCTGGACGGAGGGCATCATATCCAGCTTACGGTGAGCATCGGCATTGCTTTTACGGATCGCACGGATGTGACCTTCGAGGACCTGTACCGCGAGGCGGACGAGGCCCTCTACCTGTCCAAGGCCACCGGCAAGAACCGGGTAACCTTAGGCCGTGAGCCTATGGTGCGTCAGGCGGCTAAGGGGTAG
- a CDS encoding type B 50S ribosomal protein L31: protein MKQGIHPKFNQVIFFDASVGYKFLSSSTKSSGETMEWEDGNSYPVIRVDSSSASHPFYTGKQRDTETGGRVDKFKQRLAQKK from the coding sequence ATGAAACAAGGCATACACCCTAAGTTCAACCAGGTTATTTTCTTCGATGCTAGCGTAGGCTACAAATTCCTTAGCTCATCCACCAAATCATCCGGTGAAACTATGGAATGGGAAGACGGCAACTCTTACCCGGTAATCCGTGTAGACTCCAGCTCTGCATCCCACCCGTTCTACACAGGTAAACAAAGAGATACCGAAACTGGCGGCCGCGTTGACAAGTTCAAACAACGTCTCGCTCAGAAGAAATAA